gatgtagataggggggtgctccctctgctgtttcctgaagtccacaatctcctttgtttttttgacgttgagggagaggttgttttcctgacaccacactccgggtgccctcacctccttcctgtaggctgtctcgtcgttgttggtaatcaagcccactactgttgtgtcgtctgctaaCTTGAtgtttgagttggagacgtgcatggccacgcagtcatgggtgaacagggagtacaggagaaggctgagcacgcacccttttggggccctagtgttgaggatcagcgaagtggagatgttgtttcctaccttcaccacctggtttggcggcccgtcaggaagtccaggatccaattgcacagggcggggttgagacccaggggctcaagcttaatgatgagcttggagggtactatggtgttaaatgctgagctgtagtcaatgaacagcattcttacataggtattcctcttgtccagatgggatagggcagtgtgcagtgtgatggcgattgcatcgtctgtggacctattggggcggtatgcaaattaaagttggtctagggtggcaggtaaggtggaggtgatatcaTAGCGATTGCGGCGGAGCATTTCCTGAGGCCGAAAGATTACATGCAATATTAACACAAGTCGTACCACCCTCTTAGGTCCTAGAGCCTGAGAAGGGAGATATGgagaactgctttgctttatcttggccaggtctcagttgtaaatgagaacttgttcctcaactggcctaccaggataaataaaggtcaaataaaaatacaatttttttttaaagaaggaaGAAGTGggagttttgtttgttttggcaatGTACTATTTTTATTAGGGTGGACTAAGTTAGTTTCAACATTAcgtattaatttatttatttacatattttatTTTGGTTTCAAACTGTCCAGTTGGTGGCGACAATATACCTTTTTGAGAGTAGTCTGACATAAaacccacagaagaagaagaagaagaagaagaagaagaagaagaagaagaagacgaagaagaagaaggaaacgaagaagaagaaggaaacgaagaagaagaaggaaacgaagaagaagaaggaaacgaagaagaagaaggaaacgaagaagaagaaggaaacgaagaagaagaagaagaaggaaacgaagaagaagaaaaaaactaaTTTCCTGCACATGCGGAGGTTACTTCTGGTTTCTATCACAGTAGCCGTAAGACAGTTTTCATTGATACAGCGCAAAAATATTTGGCTACTTTGCAGATTCAGtacatttatttatacatttgttaAGTCATCATGTCGGGAATACCACCAGATACCTGGCAGCCACCCACAGTGAGCCTGGAGACAACGTAAGcaccggtagctagctagctagctaacgttagctattgtTTTGAATGAATGAGCAGTTAGCTAGGAGTTATTCAAATGCTTGCTATTCAATTATGTTTTCCCAATACCATGTATTATTGTCCAGTGATTAATTTAATATCCCATGGAAAAGGAGTGCTCTTAGCTTAATTTCGTGTCCTGTCATGTTCCAGAATGGGTACAATTGTAGTGGAACTGTACTGGAGACATGCTCCCAAAACTTGCAAAAACTTTGCTGAGTTGGCCAGGAGAGGTTACTACAACAACACCAAGTTTCATCGTATTATCAAGGATTTCATGGTGCAGGGAGGAGACCCCACAGGAACAGGTGagacagataaacacacatacagatggTTGGGAAATTCTTTAGAATGTTTTGTTTCATATTGTTTCACTACCAGGGGAGTGTTCAGCAGGACACAACGCTTTGaaatgttcagatagaaatgttaTGTTGAACAAACATGACTCcctgacatgtagaataaggaatcacaTTGGCTCTCTTCATGGAATTTCTATCTGCATTGTTCGAAAACGTTTGGCAGCTGAACATGGCACTGGGTTTTGACCTCCTGAACTCTGCCCATTTTTGCATTCAGAATGTTCCAGAGAGACACAAAAATAAGACATTTCACTAAACTCTCTGAGGACTGTAAATCTGTTCATCAGATTCTTACTCCCTGTAATGCGTGTTGCTTATAGGTCGTGGTGGTGCCTCCATATTTGGCAAACAGTTTGAAGATGAACTAAACCCTGACTTGAAATTCACAGGTAACTATACAATTTATAAACAGTAGAAAACAACATGTCATAGTACCAAAACGTTGTATTTTTATGTTGCTCTCTACTGCTTTCTTATGGCGCCATCTCCCTCCCTAGGTGCAGGAATCTTAGCAATGGCCAATGCAGGACCAGACACCAACGGAAGCCAGTTCTTCCTTACCCTAGGGCCTACTCAGTGGTTGGATGGGAAGCACAGTATCTTTGGGAGGGTGTGCCAAGGTATATCAGTTGTCAACCGTGTCGGCATGGTTGAGACGAACTCACAAGACCGACCTGCCGATGACATAAAAATCCTCAGGACGACTGTACCCAACTGAGACGCATTCATACAACCAGCAACTACTTTCTTATTTGTACAGTCATTTTGTCATGATTTATGCCTTTGATTAATTTTGTTATTCTCAAATCAATAATGTAGCCTAACCATTGTAGTCATTATCACTAAAATGATTGAGTGACATGGTAGGAATGACACACTTGAGAATATGCCTGGTATTTATCTAATGATTGCAGATAAATCTCATCCTGTAACTTGAACAGACTACCACTGGAGGGAGACAAACAACAGAAcatacagtagtgttggtctttTTCATAAGACAGTCACAtgatatctaaaaaaaaaaaagcctacTCTGTTTTGGACACGTTGTTTTGGTTATAATGTTTAGTAATCTCCCAATAGTTTGAGGGTTATCCAAGTTCACCTAGCACCTACCATTAGCAGGTGCCAATTTCTACAATTTCTCACCTTAGAACGTgatttttaaacctaaccttaaccatactgctaaccttatgcctaaccttaaattaagaccaaaatagCAAATTAAATTgttcatgaatttttacgataTTGTGCTTTGTGTAGATGTTATTTATCTCTACTATTGCTCCAGTTGGAATGCTGTAGCCAGTTAGCTAGGCTGCTAGTGGGGTCCCCTTAGAGAAGGTAAGTAGAGATACCTACTGAAAACAACTATTTTTTTCATGGTACAGAACTCTCATTTAACTGTTGTCTTCCATTAGAACTTTTCCTTTAGAACTTGTTATTCTTCGTTTACAGGTTGGCTTGTTAAATTGTTCCTTGGTGAGCGTGAGCAGTTCCTCTTGTACTGTTGAGGTCTCTTTGCTTGACGTAGGCTTCCAAGCCGCCTTCTAGCTGTGGTTGGTTGCTTTCTTTTCAAACCTGGCAGCCATTTGACCAGTTAGGACATGGTAAGACTCCCAGATGTGTTCTGGTAGTGCACACGCAAACTTGATGGCAGCGCCCCTGAGACAGAAATGCAGCCTGTCTACTTTGCCTCAGTCGACCACACTTGTTGGCCAGCCTCTCGAATGGAAGGATAAAGGAGTTCAAGTCCTCTTTACCATCGTGTGTGGCAAGCAGGACTGTAAGGGGCTGTGCTTGATCCATTAGGGTGGCGAGTAGCTGTGAGGCCATCAATCTGAACATATCCATTGGAGTGGAGAGTAGCTGAGAGGCCATCGATCTGCCCATTGTTCACATGATTTGTGAAGGAACGGGGGTTGGAGTATTAAGCCATTGCATTTGGCAGAGAGTAGCCATTCCCAGCGATGATGAATGGTGGGCAATGTAGCTGATGCGTGGCTTTGTGGCTGATTTATGTTTGTACATGGATGTGGGCCAGCCAGACTAGACATCAGCCtggtaaccctggtgtcctgtatAGCCTGGGTCCAGAGTTCACCGGTTGGGCATATGGGTCCTAAGCCATTGTATTGTGCTATGGACGAGTGTGATGGTACTACCATCACATTGGACCAGTGTGATGTGGCGTCGAGGAGCTGAAGCCATGTTGACGGTCACTGCTACCGCTGTGGGCAATACAGCATATTGTGCATGTCGTTGACCTTGTCAAAGCCTGGTGGTATTCCTGGGCAGTTGGTTTTCAGGTTTCTCTCCAAGGCTTGTGGCTGACTGAAGAAGTCTCCTGGGTACGCAGGACCACACGCCTGGCTGTAGCAGTGGCATGTTGCACTGGTTTGGGTGGAGGGGCGACGGCTGTGCATCAGCGCCAGTTGCATTCCACGTTTGTAGTAAGGTGGGAATGGGGCGGCCCCCCCTCCCAGTCCTGATCTCCTGACCGCCATAATTGACCTCACCCAGATGTTTGCTCTGCTGCTCATCACATTCGTCTAGGCTCTTCTCCACTGTCTGCAGTCGCTGCTTTATATCCAGGATGTGGATTAGGAGTTTTGTCTCCTCAGAAAGCTTTGAGTTTGAGCCTCTTCCTCTACAGACATCTTTGCTGTACTGAGCTTTAACAGTCCTTAGGTGAGTACATCAGCCTCTATTCCTTAGTTATGTTATGTTCTTTagtccctttaaaaaaaaatctatttagttTTATTATTTGCTCAGCTTTACttgagagagaaaataaacaacacaaaaaaatgtaGGTACAGAGACTGGCTCTGTGTACAGATGCAGGCACGCAAGCGCCGTTAAAATGTTGCACTCAAGTGACACAATGTAGCTGATTCTGTCCAGGCAAACTTTGTGGGTGTGTTTGAACTGATAACTTTTGTCAAGTTGTTAACCATCGTTGGTCACTGTCTTTCAAAGTGTTGCATTAGCATTATGGTTATAAAAATGTACAGACTTGCGAGTACTTGTcgactgcatgaactttacaaaaatcatgtgatcaaaggtcaAGCAGTTTTTGAtgttcaaattgtattagtcacatgtgccaaatacaacaaccttacagtgaattgattacttacgagcccctaaccaacaatgcagtttaaaaaataaattaaaatacagataagaataagaaataaagtaACATGTAATTAAAggacagcagtaaaataacaatagcgagaccatatacaggggggtaccggtacagagtcaatgtgctggggcaccggttagttgaggtaatatgtacatgtaggtagagttattaacgtgactatgcatagatgatcacaacagagagtagcagcggtgtaaggaggagggcaatgcaaatagtctgggttgccatttgattaggtgttcaggagtcttatggcttagggggaAGAAGCTATttaaaagcctcttggacctagacttggcgctccggtaccgcttgccatgcagtagcagagagaacagtctatgactagggtggctggagtctttgacaatttgtagggccttcctctgaccctgcctggtaaagaggtcctggatggcaggaagcttggccccagtgatatactgggccatttGCTTTCAAATCGCTGTAGTTGCTTGCTTCTCACCAACTGCACCATGCAGCCATCACCTTAGTTGTGGGAGGCACTATTTGTCAACCTatcattagggtgtttttgtttgacccacgCAAATGTGGTTGAATAcgtgactgaaacaggaaccgACTTTTCTGCGACTCTAAAGCTACAGGGGATACAAATTTAAAAGTCATATTTGAAGCCTCAAGCTAGCCAATGAATTGTACACATGTTACGTTTCCAGTGTTTTGATATGGGGGTACAAAAaggtttatttttacattttatacaGACAAACTTTTATTAACAATAGCAGTTATGTTGACACTGCCATGTTGatcttgctgttggaaaaccactaCAGTGGCTGACTTTCGGCTGTTGCAGATGCACATCCCCCAACTTTTACTTGCTGACTTGTCGTGCTATCCagaatccttgggatgtccctaccctaaccttaaccccttaccttaaccattttacatttcaacatcaactccTTTGGTTGGGAAGcattaccttaaccatttaaaaTTTCAACTTTAATGGGGTAGGAAAGTCCCAAGGATACCAGGTAGCACGGACATGCAGAGAACCCTCCTGGTGCAAAACATTTACTTCCTGGTTTCGTCAGTGTCATATAGAAACTTGTTATTGGGGATCCCTAGGGTGTCCCTACCCCATTaatgtaaaatggttaaggtaatgcTTCCCATCTGAAAGATTTTGCATATATTATAACTCTTTTTGGTCTTCAGCAAGGGTTTATTCAGCTGTTTTTgtgaattttttacatttttattcttGAGGCAAGACGAAGTTCGGTAGCCAAGGTCTATGCCCCtttgtcggtgattggtcaacagtagggattcttcaatgaagtgtttgttgCAAAGGGCCAGGGTTCTGGGCTAAAAGCATGGTTTCGACTGCTCCTACAGTTTTGAAAATTCCTAAATAAATGTCATCACCTTTGAACTAAACATCCATTGAATTATTCAAATAATTGTTGCTAAGgccgttttttaattttttttactttttttccaCTCACAGCTGAAGACATTGGGCTTGTTTGAATGGTAAGGCTGAAGCAACCGACTGCAGATGAATGTCGAGGAGTGAAGTCGGGGGAGGTGCATCTCTACAGCCAAAAGTTGGACACCGATGTGGTTTTCCAACAGAAAGGCTCAGTGCAACATAgcagtgttgccattgtttataaacctttttttgtgtgtttacttttaccccttctccccaattttgtggtatccaattggtagttagtcttgtctcatcgttgcaactccagtatggactcaggagaggcaaaggtcgagagccgtgcgtcctctgaaacacaacccagccaagccgcattgcttcttgacacaatgcccgcttaacccggaagccagccacaccaatgtgtcggaggaaacaccgtacacttaGCGACCGTGtcagcccggcccgccacaggagtcataGAGCGCAACGGGACAATAACATCCCTGCtgtccaaaccctcccctaacccgaacgacgctgggccaattgtgcgcaaccccatgggtctcccggctgcgacagagcctgaacttgaaccagaatctctagtggcactgcGCTACTCAGGAGGCCAAAACCATTTCATTTTTAAGATTGAAATAAACATGTCTCAAACACTCACAAACtgtaaatatactgtatgtgtatacatTGTACTATCAATTGGGGAGAGAGAGCCTCAAATATCACATTAATTTGTACATATCCACTGTATACATATGAAACATGGCAAAGTTgcttcctgtttcagtcatgtctttGGTCCCATTTCCGtgtcaaacaaaaacacaaatgaTTGGTTGACAAATAGTGCCTCTCAAAATGCAGGCGAAGGATGCAGTTGAAACATCATGACATTTGATCACATGGTTTTTGGAAAGTTCATGCAGTCAAGATGTAGGTGCTTGTCGGACAATATTTATACCCAGAATCCAACACATTTCACAAGGCGGTGACCAACGATGGTATCCGACTTTACAAAAGTGATCATCTCGAACGCTCCCATTAACATTTCATATTCATCCAATGGGTGCGTTTGAGTGGTAAGACGAAAGTAGCCGATTGTAGACCGAAGTCGAGAGGTACATATGCACCGACGGCAAGTCGGACGACTTCTGCTGTTTCTAGGATACGCAACAACGGCAGACGTGGCATTCGCCTTGGTTATTGCCGATGAAGTGGATGTTATCGAAATTCCACTTCTCCTACACAAAGCTGAACATGATCAACATGATCCAAGGAATGAATATCCTGATAAGGAAATTAGATTCCACCCCAAGTTCTTTCTAACAGTCACAAggcttgttttgtatttttttatggtTTTGTCAAATATAACCAGGTAGTGAGTGCGTAGGCTACTAGAATGAGAACATATAGGTGTTTTTGCAGCATATGGCATATGCCTGTTTGCCATTAATTCATGCCATCATTATTATTTGTGATTGCAACATGGATTTGTAACAGATGTGATTAAATGGAGTCCACAAATATTCTTACTGTATGGTAATTGATTGCATGTCCGCATCACTCCACACAACGACAGCCTGCAGTGTATTTCTTGATATTTTGTTACATTTGTCAGTAAGCATGTAAATAACAGAATTTGATTCGATCACAAGAAGGACAAAACACTCACTGTACAGAAAATGATTAGACTATACATGTACATCAGTTCACATAAGTTACTGGGTAAACAATATGCCAAGCAGTCAAATGCACTTggtattgaccccccccccccccgactggTGTCGGGGGTACTTGTTCATTAAGGGACGGTTTCCTGAACACAGATTAAGCCTCTAAAAGTGCCAGTGTAGAAATCCCCTACAAGGTGTAGCCTACAATATGTATTAAATTGTATTTACACTTAAGACAATCAACGAATTTGTTTGGTGATAACAATATTACAGGCAAGACAAATTGTAGGCTATATGGGacataacattacagtaacatctaGATCAGCGGTAGGCAACCCTGTTCTAGGAGTGCcgcaggtactgcaggattttgATTCACctaggcaccacacctgaccaactgagctaattgatcagttcagtgattgcctaaattcaacacatcTGGTCTTCCAGGccagttaaataaaaaacatgaagtgcctgcggtactccaggaccagggttgcctacACCTGATCTAGATAAATACATTAGCTATATTATTGCATATaggatatttcatttatttatgttAGAAATCTGGATCACATATGTAATTACATTGTAAGGATTTAAGGATAAAAATGCATTAAGCTCTaaatcacgtgtcaaactcattccacagagggccaaGTGCCTACAGGTCTCCTAccctgtacttgattgatgaattaaggtcactaattagtaaagaactcccctcacctggttgtctaggtcttcattgaaaggaaaaacctgcagacactccaccctctgtggaatgagtttgacacctctgCTCTAAAAAGTCAACCACCCAATACAGTAAACATGCATCGATAATAACCAGTGATAGGTAGTGACATCAACCATTTATGAGCATTTAGTGccttttgcctagttaaataaaggtaaaaaataaataaaacatttgcttCTCAAAAAAACTAAAGAAGGTTGTCTTGCACAATGCTTTGGATCTGACTTCAAGTTGCAGTTGGTAAGGAGCAACTGCAGAAATTTCCAGTCGACTGTGGTCGAAAGTTCATGGCCTTCAGCATTAcactaacacagcattacactaacacagcattacactaatACAGCATTACACTAATACAGCATTACACTAATACAGCATTACACTTAACACAACATTACAATAATACAGCATTAGACTAATACAGcattacactaacacaacattacacTAACACAGCATTAAActtaacacagcattacacttaacacagcattacactaacacagcattacactaacacagcattacactaacacagcattacactaacacaacattacacTATTACAGCATTACACTAATACAGCGTTACACTTAACACAACATTACACTAATACAGCATTACActtaacacagcattacacttaacacagcattacacttaACACAACATTACACTAATACAGCATTACACTAACACagcattacagacacacacacagagaacattaATATCTACAGGACCATGTGGTGGTAACCCTATAGTCATCCAGCAGTCTCAACATCTCTGGTTAGCAGCATTAcggacacacacacttgcacacagtCGCAAAAACACCCGCGCgcagtctcaaacacacacacacacagagagctggTTGCTCAGTGCAAGAATGCCCCTCATACTTACAGAATGTAGACGATGACTGCAATGGACCAGCAGTCCACTGCCTTGCTGTAGGGTTTCTGAGCCAGTACTCAGGGCCTGACAGAGACAATAAATGTATGTTTTCATCACTTAATTCAGCGTCATCATTGCACTTCAGCTTTGACATCATAACAAACTTTATCACTGGTGGAGTGTGTTTGCTCTCAAAATAAACGGAATCATAGAAAATTgacatacactcacacatacacacgcacttgTGCACTCACACAAACATGCACTTCAGTTCATGCTCCTTAAAACCATAGCAACAATCAATTGTAATGCTGAATATGTGTTTAATACAAAAGGGAACAAATAGGTTGTGTCATTGTGTCCTGCTGCAGTCTCCCACAAACACCACCATGTTCATCTGAGGGGTTCAGATGTGGATCTCCCTCTGCCAGAAGGTGAGGGTGGACAGGGGTACCACCAGTGGGAATAACAGGTTGAGGATGGAGATGGACTGGATGGTCTTTGCAAGGTCCTTCTCGTCAGCCTGAACACAACTACTCCCCCTGGGGacaagagatggaggagaggggagattgGAGAGAGGAATGTGAAACGTCGATATAATGATAGAACAATACTTCCAGTTAAACAATATGTAAGAGACTGAAGACTGGACATACTTAAACCAGGAGTGGACAATGTTTGCCCCAGTAATGACTAGCCCATAATGTAATAACTGGCAATAATGTAATAgctttattgtatttttatttatttattattataataattaacTAAAtaaggaaacaccgtccagctggcgaccgaagtcagcttgcaggcgcccggcccaccaaaaggagtcgctagagtgcgatgggacaagtaaatcctggccggccaaaccctcccctaacccggacgacgccggGCGTCGCCTTACgggtctcccggtcatggccggctgtgacacagcctgggatcaaacccgggtctgggTGGCGCAGTGCCttataccgctgcgccactcgggaggccctgctTTACTGTTATTTGGAATGTAATAACCATTCTCCTGGCCCATAtcggtagatagatagatgtagTACCTCTGACACTATGGTCCACACCAGTTTCCTGGCCAGCATCACAGTGATGAAAATAGCTAGATGGTAGTCCATCAGATGGATGGTCTGCAGAGATGAGAAAACATAAACGGACTGAAgaagctgtgagtgtgtgtgtgtgtgtgtgtgtttgcgcaacAGAGAGGTAGAGGCAACAGatggctctgtgtctgtgtgtgtgtgtgtgtgtgtgtgtgtgtgtgtgtgtgtgtgtgtgtgtgtgtgtgtgtgtgtgtgtgtgtgtgtgtgtgtgtgtgtgtgtgtgtgtgtgtgtgtgtgtgtgtgtgagactgtgtgcgGGTGTTTGTGCGACTGTGTTTGTGACTGTGCGGTTGTTTGTGCGactgtgtgctcgtgtgtgtctGTAATGCTACTAACCAGAGATGTTGAGACTGCTGGATGACTATAGGGTTACCACCACATGGTCCTGtagatgtactgtgtgtgtgtgtctgtactgcaACCCACCAAGCTGGTCGAGGAAGAGCAGGAACTCAAACAGCAGGCTGCTGTCCACTGGGAGGTCAGGGATCCGAGAGTGACGGACGTGATGAGGGGTGGGGCCAAGAGACTCCTAGATGGAAACAGAGGTAGTGgggttaaggtgtgtgtgtgtgtgtgtgtgtgtgtgtgtgtgtgtgtgtgtgtgtgtgtgtgtgtgtgtgtgtgtgtgtgtgtgtgtgtgtgtgtgtgtgtgtgtgtgtgtgtgtgtgtgtgtgtgtgtgtgtgtgtgtgtgtgtggtatgataAGGGGAAAGAAGGGCGGGCCAAGAGTCCCACACAGTTACTGCTCCTAGATGGGGGGGGGGTGGCATAGAGAGGTAGTGGTGTTTGTGGTGCAGTGTGAGTTGGCTAGAGGAATAGGCCTATGtgtctagcctggttccagatttGTGCTCTAGCCAACTCCAttgctgtcattgtcaagccaTCACCATGAGTGACAAGGAGctggcatgatggcacaaacagactgggactgaggCTAAGGTCTGGAGAATCGAggaatgtgtgtgagagtgtttgtCTTTGCATGTTGTGGCTAGAACAGAACAGTGGAAGATATCTCTCCTCTTCTGTGCTAAACCTTCTTGCCCCTCAGGGAAAATATTTCAGGCAAGGTAAATATTGTCTACTCCCCAACAGTCACATCAATGATTTATTTGACTAACCTAACCTCTATTATGTTAGAGAAGACGTGAGAGAAGATTAAAAGGCAGGTATCTTACATCACAGTCAGGATGGAAAGAATTAAGATATGACCATCTTAACATTTTTCTCAAAAGGGGGTCGGATTAAATAGGCTTACACATTTAATTTTCCGTGGTAaataagttgtgtgtgtgtgtgtgtgtgtgtgtgtgtgtgtgtgtgtgtgtgtgtgtgtgtgtgtgtgtgtgtgtgtgtgtgtgtgtgtgtgtgtgtgtgtgtgtgtgtgaaactgaAACTATTATTTTACTGCAAAACgaactaaaataaaataaaaacaatcataaataatgtatatttaaaaaaaatatattctaaacTTTTAATGGTTTCAAGCTTTTTTTTCTATTGGGGTTTTCAAGCTTCTGAATCTGGTGGGTAAATGCTGCCAGTTGATGCCGGTGTTTCAAATAGGTAAATAGGCCTAGTTTGTGCCTCACTAGCTAACAGGGAAGCATTCCAAGGGCGATCACCAAGTGTGACGGGGCCAAGCTAGAGCAGCTTGTGAAGTCACAGGAGCTGTTTGCGATCCACACCGACCTACTTTAAACTGACAGCCAGTCGCTGTCTGATGTGGTGCCGTGCTTTCTCAACCTTTAGGCACACTTGCAGTCAATTACTGTTGCCAAACAGTTGGCACAGGTCCTCCACAAGTCACTGCATGAGTGCTTCGCATGCATACTGAATCCTCTGGAAGCCAACTTTGATCCAATCCCTCCAGTAACTTGCCAGATGGCACTTCGCTCAACAGAGATGGAGCCACTGATGAGGAAAGCAGAGTCTTTTGTACTTCAGCAAATTAGAGAGTACAGCCTTGCAGCagcaggaccccaggaagataCTAGCACAATGAATCCAGCAAGCATCTCAAACATAGTGCTTCAGAAATATAGCTTTCTTGCATAGAAAATTGCGTCCGAGGTCACTGTCCAGCCAGATGGTCAACCTGGCAGGGCATTAAGTGCTCTATGTGAGCTGCGGAAATACCTTCAACAGGTAAAATGGGGCATGTTTACAGAGTCACCTCTTCAGTTTTGGCAGGCAAGGAGCTGGCAAGCTGGTTGGCTATAAACTAAGATATTTGTTGTATTGCTCATGTTTTTGATGTTGTTGCAGATGTTTTTATTAACCCTATTTGAAGGGGTTAGtc
The sequence above is drawn from the Salmo salar chromosome ssa22, Ssal_v3.1, whole genome shotgun sequence genome and encodes:
- the LOC106583560 gene encoding peptidyl-prolyl cis-trans isomerase-like 1 isoform X1, giving the protein MSGIPPDTWQPPTVSLETTMGTIVVELYWRHAPKTCKNFAELARRGYYNNTKFHRIIKDFMVQGGDPTGTGRGGASIFGKQFEDELNPDLKFTGAGILAMANAGPDTNGSQFFLTLGPTQWLDGKHSIFGRVCQGISVVNRVGMVETNSQDRPADDIKILRTTVPN
- the LOC106583560 gene encoding peptidyl-prolyl cis-trans isomerase-like 1 isoform X3, with the translated sequence MSGIPPDTWQPPTVSLETTMGTIVVELYWRHAPKTCKNFAELARRGYYNNTKFHRIIKDFMVQGGDPTGTGRGGASIFGKQFEDELNPDLKFTGAGILAMANAGPDTNGSQFFLTLGPTQWLDGKHSIFGRVCQAEDIGLV
- the LOC106583560 gene encoding peptidyl-prolyl cis-trans isomerase-like 1 isoform X2, whose product is MGTIVVELYWRHAPKTCKNFAELARRGYYNNTKFHRIIKDFMVQGGDPTGTGRGGASIFGKQFEDELNPDLKFTGAGILAMANAGPDTNGSQFFLTLGPTQWLDGKHSIFGRVCQGISVVNRVGMVETNSQDRPADDIKILRTTVPN